The Mustelus asterias unplaced genomic scaffold, sMusAst1.hap1.1 HAP1_SCAFFOLD_84, whole genome shotgun sequence genome includes a region encoding these proteins:
- the LOC144483875 gene encoding uncharacterized protein LOC144483875 — MEKPWKCVDCGKRYRVPSQLEAHRRSHTGERPFTCSQCGEGFTRSSELQRHQRVHTGERPFTCSQCGEGFTQSSDLQRHQRVHTGERPFTCSQCGKGFTRSSYLQSHQRVHTGERPFTCSQCGKGFTCSSSLRMHQRVHTGERPFTCSQCGEGFTCSSHLRRHQRVHTGERPFTCSQCGKGFTRVSNLRAHQQVHTGEKPFTCSQCGKGFTRSCNLRTHHRVHTGERPFTCSQCGKGFRVSSDLLRHQQVHK; from the coding sequence atggagaaaccatggaaatgtgtggactgtgggaagaggtacagagtcccatctcagctggaagctcatcggcgcagccacactggggagaggccgttcacctgctctcagtgtggggagggattcactcggtcatccgaactgcagagacaccagcgagttcacactggggagagaccgttcacctgctctcagtgtggggagggattcactcagtcatctgacctgcagagacatcagcgagttcacactggggagaggccgttcacctgctctcagtgtgggaagggattcactcgatcatcctacctgcagtcacaccagcgagttcacactggggagaggccattcacctgctctcagtgtgggaagggattcacttgttcatccagcctgcggatgcaccagcgagttcacactggggagagaccattcacctgctctcagtgtggggagggattcacttgttcatcccacctgcggaggcaccagcgagttcacactggggagagaccattcacctgttctcagtgtgggaagggattcactcgggtatccaacctgcgggcacatcagcaagttcacactggggagaaaccgttcacctgctctcagtgtgggaagggattcactcggtcatgcAACCTGCGGACGCAccaccgagttcacactggggagaggccgttcacctgctctcagtgtgggaagggattcagagtttcatccgacctactgagacaccaacaagttcacaagtga
- the LOC144483882 gene encoding small ribosomal subunit protein uS17, translating to MADNQTERAYQKQPTIFQNKKRVLVGEGSKEKLPRYYRNVGLGFKTPREAIDGTYIDKKCPFTGNVSIRGRILTGVVTKMKMQRTIVIRRDYLHYIRKYNRFEKRHKNMSVHLSPCFRDVQNGDSVTVGECRPLSKTVRFNVLKVTKAAGAKKQFQKF from the coding sequence ATGGCGGACAACCAGACTGAGAGAGCTTACCAAAAGCAGCCCACCATCTTCCAGAACAAGAAGAGGGTACTTGTGGGCGAAGGCAGCAAGGAAAAGCTTCCCCGCTACTATCGTAACGTAGGCCTGGGTTTCAAGACTCCACGCGAGGCCATTGATGGGACCTACATTGACAAGAAGTGTCCATTCACAGGCAATGTGTCAATCCGGGGCCGGATCCTGACAGGTGTTGTGACTAAGATGAAGATGCAGCGGACCATTGTTATTCGCAGAGACTACCTGCACTACATCAGGAAGTACAACCGCTTTGAGAAACGACACAAGAACATGTCTGTTCACCTATCGCCCTGCTTCAGGGATGTAcagaatggggacagtgtgactGTGGGGGAGTGCCGGCCCCTCAGTAAGACTGTGCGTTTCAATGTCCTCAAGGTCACTAAAGCCGCAGGAGCCAAGAAACAGTTCCAGAAATTTTGA